In a single window of the Pirellulales bacterium genome:
- the coaE gene encoding dephospho-CoA kinase (Dephospho-CoA kinase (CoaE) performs the final step in coenzyme A biosynthesis.), whose product MKILGLLGGVASGKSTVADLFRQRGAAVLDADRAGHEVLRQPAVRAAIGGRWGAEVIGPDGEVDRKALARIVFAPPPAGPLELAELERLTHPEIRRRLKAEALQLAKQGLPLVILDAPVMLKAQWNTLCDALAFVDCPREQRLARALKRGWSAEEFERREA is encoded by the coding sequence ATGAAAATTCTCGGTCTTCTCGGCGGCGTGGCCAGCGGCAAAAGCACCGTGGCCGATTTGTTTCGGCAACGCGGCGCCGCCGTGCTCGATGCCGATCGGGCAGGGCACGAAGTGCTGCGGCAGCCGGCAGTGCGGGCGGCCATCGGCGGGCGGTGGGGGGCCGAAGTGATTGGGCCGGATGGCGAGGTCGATCGCAAGGCGCTAGCTCGAATTGTTTTCGCGCCGCCGCCGGCCGGTCCGCTGGAATTGGCGGAGCTGGAGCGGCTCACGCATCCGGAAATCCGCCGGCGGTTGAAAGCCGAGGCCCTGCAGCTGGCAAAGCAGGGCTTGCCGCTGGTTATTCTCGATGCGCCGGTCATGCTGAAGGCCCAGTGGAATACCCTGTGCGATGCCCTGGCATTTGTCGATTGCCCCCGAGAGCAGCGGCTGGCCCGAGCGCTGAAACGGGGCTGGAGTGCCGAGGAATTCGAGCGCCGCGAGGC